One Brassica napus cultivar Da-Ae chromosome C2, Da-Ae, whole genome shotgun sequence DNA window includes the following coding sequences:
- the LOC106363259 gene encoding putative nuclease HARBI1: MNKPLFMRIVDRLSNEVEFFRQKKDALGRSSLSPLQKCTAAIRVLVYGSTADVVDEYLCLGETTTRSCVEHFVEGIISLFGVEYLRRPTPADLQRLLQVGEFRGIPGMIGSIDCMHWEWKNCPTAWKGQYTRGSGKPTIVLEAVASYDLWIWHAFFGPPGTLNDINVLERSPVFDDIIKGQAPEVTLSVNGREYHLAYYLTDGIYPKWATFIQSISMPQVPKAVLFAQHQEAIREDVERAFGVLQARFAIVKNSALFWDKAKIKNIMRACIILHNMIVEDE; encoded by the coding sequence atgaacaaaccattgttcatgcgtattgttgatcgactctccaatgaagttgaattctTTCGACAAAAGAAAGATGCTCTCGGAAGGTCTAGTCTTTctccacttcaaaagtgtacagcaGCCATTCGTGTCTTGGTATATGGTAGTACGGCTGATGTTGTTGACGAATACCTCTGTCTCGGTGAAACTACTACTCGGTCATGTGTGGAACATTTTGTGGAAGGAATAATTTCTTTATTCGGCGttgagtacctaagaagaccaacacccgctgatcttcaacgtctacttcaAGTTGGTGAGTTCCGTGGaattcccgggatgataggaagcatagattgtatgcattgggagtggaagaattgtcccaccgcttggaaagggcaatataCACGGGGTTCAGGAAAACCCACAAttgttttagaggcggttgcttcgtatgatctatggatatggcatgcattttttggacctccaggtaccttaaatgatatcaatgttcttgaacgctcacctgtttttgatgatataATAAAAGGTCAAGCTCCAGAAGTCACTTTatctgtcaatggaagagagtatcatttggcttactatctcacagacggtatttatccaaaatgggcaacttttatccaatctatttcaATGCCACAAGTGCCGAAAgcggttttatttgctcaacatcaagaagctATCCGagaagatgtcgagcgtgcttttggagtcttgcaagctcgatttgccattgttaaaaactCCGCGCTTTTCTGGGATAAAGCCAAAATTAAgaatattatgagagcatgtatcatactccataatatgatcgTTGAAGACGAATGA
- the LOC111203040 gene encoding uncharacterized protein LOC111203040 encodes MDSSNPYSHTSKFVDLLNCQQDSNLPKPFPYESASQLPVFSTQPTEPTNTSAEPTETANTSFCGDSRSVRKERRKWPPSDDLVLISAWLNTSKDAIVSNEQKASTFWGRIAAYFAASPKVAGGDPPEPLQSTINLDEQPTKRPAGVKVSKEASAKKPIADNEASLKFQTMCSMKEKDLALQERVSKMALLNSLISKTDPLSEIEQAVKTKLLKEMLDN; translated from the exons ATGGATTCTAGTAATCCATATAGTCACACGTCCAAGTTTGTGGACCTTTTGAACTGTCAACAAGATTCTAACCTTCCCAAACCCTTTCCTTATGAAAGCGCTTCACAACTCCCAGTGTTCAGTACTCAACCAACTGAACCTACAAACACCAGTGCCGAACCAACTGAAACTGCAAACACAAGCTTCTGTGGAGACTCACGTTCAGTGcgcaaagaaagaagaaaatggcCTCCCTCTGATGATCTAGTGCTCATTAGCGCCTGGTTAAACACCAGCAAGGATGCTATAGTCAGCAATGAGCAAAAAGCAAGTACTTTCTGGGGCCGCATTGCCGCTTACTTTGCAGCTAGTCCGAAGGTGGCAGGAGGTGATCCCCCAGAACCTCTTCAGT cAACTATCAATCTAGACGAGCAACCCACCAAAAGGCCAGCTGGTGTTAAGGTTTCAAAAGAAGCTTCTGCAAAGAAACCAATCGCAGATAATGAGGCTTCGTTAAAGTTTCAGACCATGTGCTCTATGAAAGAGAAAGACTTGGCCCTGCAAGAGAGAGTTTCGAAAATGGCTCTGCTTAACAGCCTCATTTCAAAAACAGACCCACTTTCTGAAATAGAACAAGCAGTAAAGACTAAGCTTCTTAAAGAGATGCTGGATAACTAG
- the LOC106383614 gene encoding glutathione S-transferase T3-like, with protein sequence MASYSPGFVSLLTSQNGEFSTPGFVNLSGSESIDLESPDLPAFSIHSSEASTGKERKKWSPKEDVILISAWLNTSKDPIVGNEQKLRNFWSRIQNYYNSSVQHVGLDTRELGQCKQRWGRLNDLVCKFCGCYDAALRDQSSGENENDVMKKALDMFFNDHGCKFTLEHAWRELRHDQKWCSAYKAKDSSNVKRKPVGGDVQGDEEVTGARSPGIKAAKAAKKKKGVQEESNHTELRTVLEMKDKLNKQKLLENLLEKPDPLSEMEMSLKLKLMSEMLG encoded by the coding sequence ATGGCATCGTATTCTCCAGGGTTTGTTAGTCTTTTAACAAGCCAAAATGGAGAATTTAGCACTCCAGGGTTTGTGAACCTCTCAGGTTCTGAATCCATAGACCTCGAGTCACCTGATCTTCCAGCTTTTAGCATCCACTCCTCAGAAGCATCTACTGGCAAGGAGAGGAAGAAATGGTCTCCGAAGGAGGATGTTATTCTCATAAGTGCTTGGCTCAACACCAGCAAGGATCCAATAGTAGGGAATGAGCAAAAGTTGAGAAATTTCTGGTCAAGGATCCAGAATTACTACAACTCAAGTGTTCAGCATGTTGGGCTGGACACTAGGGAGCTAGGTCAATGCAAGCAAAGGTGGGGAAGGCTTAATGACCTAGTCTGCAAATTCTGTGGTTGCTATGATGCGGCATTGAGGGACCAATCAAGCGGTGAGAATGAAAATGATGTGATGAAGAAGGCACTAGACATGTTCTTCAATGACCATGGTTGTAAGTTCACTCTAGAGCATGCCTGGAGAGAGCTTAGGCATGACCAGAAATGGTGCTCTGCATATAAGGCTAAGGATAGTTCTAACGTGAAGCGGAAGCCGGTTGGTGGTGATGTTCAAGGCGATGAGGAGGTTACTGGCGCTAGGTCTCCGGGTATCAAGGCTGCTAAAGCGGCTAAGAAAAAGAAGGGTGTTCAAGAGGAGTCTAATCACACAGAGTTAAGAACAGTGTTGGAGATGAAagacaaactaaacaagcagaAGTTGCTGGAGAATTTGCTTGAGAAGCCTGACCCTCTTTCTGAGATGGAAATGTCACTAAAACTTAAATTGATGTCGGAAATGTTAGGATAA
- the LOC125582169 gene encoding uncharacterized protein LOC125582169 — protein sequence MASSSNDEEQNLENMFEDYFEQQIEVMYNNIVDYQPPVLRRRAYIERNREERHNRLWNDYFSDEPTYPPHYFRRRFRMNRSLFTGIVNRFSNEVPYFQHRRDAVGRFGLSPLQKCTAAISMLAYGCAGDMVDEYLRMGKPTIVLEAVASQDLWIWHAFFGPPGILNDINVLDRFPVFDDIIYGRAPRVEFTVNGHKYHRAYYLTGGIYPKWPTFIQSISIPQGPKDVLFAERQEAARKDVERAFGVLQARFAIIWA from the exons ATGGCATCATCATCCAACGACGAAGAACAAAATTTAGAAAACATGTTTGAAGATTATTTCGAACAACAAATCGAAGTAATGTACAACAACATAGTGGACTATCAACCGCCAGTACTGAGGAGACGAGCATACATAGAAAGAAACCGCGAGGAACGGCACAACCGCTTGTGGAATGACTATTTCAGTGACGAGCCGACATATCCACCTCACTATTTTAGGCGCCGTTTCCGAATGAACCGATCATTATTCACGGGGATTGTTAATCGCTTCTCCAATGAAGTTccttattttcaacatagaagAGATGCAGTTGGCCGGTTCGGGCTATCTCCACTACAAAAGTGTACTGCAGCAATTAGTATGTTGGCCTATGGTTGTGCGGGTGATATGGTGGACGAATATCTCCGCATGG GGAAGCCAACAATTGTTCTAGAGGCTGTAGCTTCACAAgacctctggatatggcacgcgTTTTTTGGACCACCGGGTATCTTGAACGATATTAACGTCCTTGATCGGTTTCcggtttttgatgacattatctATGGTCGAGCTCCAAGAGTTGAATTCACCGTCAACGGTCACAAGTATCATAGGGCCTACTACCTCACCGGCGGTATATATCCAAAGTGGCCTACCTTTATCCAATCCATCTCTATTCCTCAAGGTCCAAAGGATGTGTTATTTGCAGAACGTCAAGAAGCCgccagaaaagatgtcgagcgtgcatttggagtcttgcaagctcgttTTGCAATT ATTTGGGCTTGA